From a region of the Manduca sexta isolate Smith_Timp_Sample1 chromosome 19, JHU_Msex_v1.0, whole genome shotgun sequence genome:
- the LOC115441961 gene encoding uncharacterized protein LOC115441961 has protein sequence MFFKSIAVLFTCNVLIFSESAFVDSLPKCKLVDNECLRDLYQTIIRDIGKTGIKELNIPPVDPIQLRNVSVSIANLLNITLVEGVAKGIKDCVFNKFEINIENEKGSQEITCDVTVKGHYKVLASSPLIKNILGGTTVHGDGNGKVKIEKLNMKFVFPFYAQKRDDGEIYIKCLYKDIDYDYDIKGKTTFFADNLYLGNQEISEPIITFLNENWKFVMSSFGQAFVDKAMEFYFTYAGNFFDAVPARHYISDDLSPYARP, from the exons atgtttttcaaaagtATCGCAGTGTTGTTTACGtgcaatgttttaattttttccgaATCCGCATTTG TGGACTCCTTGCCGAAATGCAAGCTGGTGGACAATGAATGTCTGAGGGATTTGTACCAAACAATTATTAGAGATATCGGTAAAACTGGTATTAAAGAACTAAACATCCCTCCAGTGGACCCTATTCAGCTGCGAAATGTTTCCGTTTCAATTGCCAATTTACTAAACATAACGCTTGTTGAAGGAGTAGCTAAAGGGATTAAGGACTGCGTTTTTAACAAGTttga GATCAATATCGAAAACGAGAAAGGCTCACAAGAAATCACATGTGACGTTACAGTTAAAGGTCACTACAAAGTGTTAGCGTCTAGTCCACTGATTAAGAATATTTTGGGAGGCACCACAGTTCATGGTGATGGAAATGGAAAAGTTAAAATTG aaaaactCAACATGAAGTTCGTATTCCCGTTTTACGCTCAGAAACGTGACGACGGTGAAATCTACATAAAATGTCTTTACAAGGACATCGACTATGACTACGACATTAAAGGAAAGACCACGTTCTTCGCCGACAACCTTTATCTGGGAAATCAAGAAATTA GCGAACCAATCATCACTTTCCTGAATGAGAATTGGAAATTTGTCATGTCGTCATTCGGACAGGCCTTCGTGGACAAAGCTATGGAGTTCTACTTCACTTACGCCGGCAACTTCTTCGATGCTGTACCGGCCAGGCACTACATCTCTGATGATCTGTCTCCTTATGCTAGGCCTTGA
- the LOC115441968 gene encoding circadian clock-controlled protein daywake → MCERHVFVYVMLVAFVGGCTAKLAPDFIHPCNNTEPACLIQATKDAIPEFSKGLPHLGVPSLDPFIIEELPIQLPGIKVTFYGGKATGLRKCEVLNVEAYLEKNMFMLEVRCNITIKGKYTAVGRLLLFPINGEGDSKIKIVNSVIKLDIKTKYFKDADNRDHFGIKSYKYTFDYGERIFYTITNLFKGNPELSNTVLQFLNENWRVVTEEFGKPVVDYAINVTVHTAKKFFDAVPYDELLNVPIPKY, encoded by the exons ATGTGCGAAAGACATGTTTTTGTTTACGTTATGCTGGTTGCTTTCGTCGGTGGTTGCACCGCGAAATTGGCAc CGGACTTCATCCACCCTTGTAACAACACGGAGCCGGCGTGTCTAATACAAGCGACTAAAGACGCTATACCTGAATTCTCAAAAGGTTTGCCTCACCTTGGAGTGCCCTCGCTGGACCCGTTCATCATTGAAGAGCTGCCTATTCAACTTCCCGGCATCAAGGTCACTTTCTATGGCGGCAAGGCTACCGGCTTGAGAAAGTGTGAAGTATTAAACGTGGA GGCTTATTTAGAAAAGAACATGTTCATGCTGGAAGTTCGATGCAACATCACAATTAAAGGCAAATACACGGCAGTGGGAAGGTTGCTTCTCTTTCCTATCAACGGCGAAGGAGATTCGAAGATAAAAATTG TTAACTCAGTAATAAAGTTGGACATAAAAACTAAGTATTTCAAAGACGCTGACAACCGCGACCATTTTGGAATCAAGAGCTATAAGTACACGTTCGATTACGGCGAACGAATCTTCTACACCATCACAAACCTCTTCAAAGGAAATCCTGAATTAA GTAACACGGTACTGCAATTTCTGAACGAAAATTGGAGGGTGGTGACTGAAGAATTTGGGAAGCCTGTTGTCGATTATGCAATTAACGTCACAGTACACACAGCTAAGAAATTCTTTGATGCTGTACCTTACGACGAATTACTGAACGTACCTATTCCAAAATATTGA